The following nucleotide sequence is from Desulfomicrobium macestii.
GATTTTGAGGCCATCCCACGGGGAAAGATTGTTCCCAATGATTTTATTGTAAACCCTTTCTTCAAGGAGTGAATAATGGCTGCACAAGTGAACGATGCCGGATTTGAAGCGGAAGTTTTGAAAGGTGATCTTCCTGTATTGGTGGATTTTTGGGCACCGTGGTGCGGACCGTGCAGGGCCATTGCTCCCGTGATTGAAGAACTGACCCAGGAATTCGAGGGCAAGGTCAAGATCGTCAAGATGAATGTCGACGAAAATCCCGGTACACCGAGCAAGTACGGAATCCGCGCCATCCCGACCTTGATCCTTTTCAAGAACGGAGAAGTCGTGGAGCAGGTCACAGGCGCTGTGTCCAAGGCCAGCCTGAAGCAGATGCTCAGTGACAAGGCTCTCTAATTGTTGTTGATCCTTGAGATTGTCTGATGAGGGTGGCTGCGAAAGCGTAGTGGTCACCCTTCCTTTTTTGTGTTGAGTTTGGTGCATTTCGCCGACGATCAGCTAAATGGCATTCAATCTCGTCCCATCACTTCCATTTACCGTGAGCCAGGTAATTGTAATGCGTAACTATTTGATTCTTTTTTCTTTTGTCCTGCTTTTAAACGGGTGTGGAGCCATTGACTATTACTTCTTGACTCCGCCTGAAGACACCGCCCAGGAGCTTTACGAGAATGCTCGTGGCTTCATGCAAGACAAGGAATATGTTGAAGCC
It contains:
- the trxA gene encoding thioredoxin, yielding MAAQVNDAGFEAEVLKGDLPVLVDFWAPWCGPCRAIAPVIEELTQEFEGKVKIVKMNVDENPGTPSKYGIRAIPTLILFKNGEVVEQVTGAVSKASLKQMLSDKAL